Proteins encoded together in one Kutzneria kofuensis window:
- a CDS encoding TIGR01777 family oxidoreductase, which yields MRVVVAGASGVIGTALTPVLRAAGHEVIRLVRRPAAAADERSWDPDAGVIADGALDGVDAVINLCAVDTTAERWTPSFKAALLSSRVVPTRVLADAVAAHGVPALLNSSSVAYYGDTGDRVIDESAPAGAGFLAEMDRDREEACKPASDARVVLLRTGIVLSPTGGLLGQLRPMVAWGAGGRMGTGRQYLSWISLADEVAAIRFALEQQDISGPLNLSGPQPVTNAEMVRSLGQLLRRPTPWVYPAWLLRLFAGELADAGALTGQRAVPDALMRHGFEFQHPTVAEALAAAVRGS from the coding sequence ATGCGCGTTGTCGTGGCCGGCGCGTCCGGCGTGATCGGGACCGCGCTGACGCCGGTCCTGCGGGCCGCCGGGCACGAGGTGATCCGGCTGGTCCGCCGCCCGGCCGCGGCCGCCGACGAGCGGTCGTGGGATCCCGACGCGGGCGTCATCGCCGACGGGGCGCTGGACGGGGTCGACGCCGTGATCAACCTCTGCGCGGTCGACACCACCGCCGAGCGGTGGACCCCGTCGTTCAAAGCCGCACTGCTCTCCAGCCGCGTGGTTCCGACCCGGGTACTGGCCGACGCCGTCGCCGCGCACGGCGTTCCCGCGCTGCTCAACAGCTCCTCCGTCGCGTACTACGGCGACACCGGGGACCGCGTCATCGACGAGTCCGCGCCGGCCGGCGCCGGGTTCCTGGCCGAGATGGACCGTGACCGCGAGGAGGCGTGCAAGCCGGCCTCCGACGCACGGGTTGTGTTGCTGCGCACCGGAATCGTGCTCTCCCCCACCGGCGGCCTGCTCGGCCAGCTGCGCCCCATGGTCGCCTGGGGCGCCGGCGGTCGGATGGGCACCGGTCGCCAGTACCTGTCGTGGATCTCCCTCGCCGACGAGGTCGCCGCCATCCGGTTCGCCCTGGAACAGCAGGACATCAGCGGCCCCCTCAACCTCTCCGGCCCGCAACCCGTCACCAACGCCGAGATGGTCCGCTCACTCGGCCAACTCCTGCGCCGCCCCACCCCCTGGGTCTATCCCGCCTGGCTGCTCCGCCTCTTCGCCGGCGAACTCGCCGACGCCGGCGCCCTCACCGGCCAACGCGCCGTACCCGATGCCCTGATGCGCCACGGCTTCGAGTTCCAGCACCCGACCGTCGCGGAGGCGCTGGCCGCCGCGGTGCGGGGCAGTTGA
- a CDS encoding enoyl-CoA hydratase/isomerase family protein gives MGNWALENRDGIAVLTYTRPPRNYLDFASIAELGDLLERVGKDSDELKAVMLTGGVDGYFIAHGDLEDLQRLGRGEGEDGPPAWRRVTDLVRDIPQPVVAAIDGQAWGAGNELAIACQLRVASERSHLGNPEVNVGITTGGGGTPRLLRLIGPGLAAEVLLRGRVFRAEEALRVGWVNAVLPNEGFVDAAVEWCRKLVELPTEAVYATKRVLVRSAELSLDEGLALELAEFKQITGNSPAMDARIRQIAAE, from the coding sequence GTGGGTAACTGGGCTCTGGAAAACCGCGATGGCATCGCGGTTCTGACGTACACGCGGCCGCCGCGGAACTATCTCGACTTCGCCTCCATCGCCGAGCTCGGCGATCTGCTGGAGCGGGTCGGGAAGGATTCCGACGAGCTGAAGGCCGTGATGCTGACCGGCGGCGTGGACGGCTACTTCATCGCGCACGGCGACCTGGAGGACCTGCAGCGCCTCGGCCGCGGCGAGGGCGAGGACGGGCCGCCGGCCTGGCGGCGGGTCACCGACCTGGTGCGGGACATCCCGCAGCCGGTGGTCGCCGCCATCGACGGCCAGGCCTGGGGCGCCGGCAACGAGCTGGCCATCGCCTGCCAGCTGCGGGTCGCCTCGGAGCGGTCGCACCTGGGCAATCCCGAGGTGAACGTCGGCATCACCACCGGCGGTGGCGGCACGCCGCGCCTGCTCCGGCTGATCGGGCCGGGCCTGGCCGCCGAGGTCCTGCTGCGCGGCCGGGTGTTCCGCGCCGAGGAGGCGCTGCGGGTCGGCTGGGTCAACGCCGTGCTGCCGAACGAGGGCTTCGTCGACGCCGCCGTCGAGTGGTGCCGCAAGCTGGTGGAGCTGCCGACCGAGGCCGTCTACGCGACTAAGCGGGTCCTCGTGCGGTCGGCCGAGCTTTCCCTGGACGAGGGGCTCGCGCTGGAACTGGCGGAGTTCAAGCAGATCACCGGCAACAGCCCGGCCATGGACGCCCGCATCCGGCAGATCGCCGCGGAGTAG
- a CDS encoding AAA family ATPase, whose product MWTVLGPGRLADVLLGRRREQETLDRLLRDVRGGRSRVLVLRGEAGAGKTALLDYLADTMPGDSVSRAIGVEPESEIAYATLQRLCAPLMGHVDRLPEPQRQALEIGFGLRSGPAPDVLLIGLAVLGLFAEAAAERPLLCVVDDVQWLDRMSEVILTFVARRLDAESVALVFAARSPGDEELLGGLPELRVDGLPDGDARVLLDSVLPGPVDARVRDRIVADTHGNPLALLELPRGLSPAELAFGFGGRNASPIANRIEQGFQRRIAELPADTQMLLLAAAVEPLGDVPLLWRALERLKVGPDAAAPAESAELIQLGARVRFRHPLVRSASWRSATPAQLREVHQAFADVTDPRQDPDRRAWHRAHAAVGLDEEVAAELEQSADRARARGGHAAAAAFLERAAELTADPKPRAARALAAAQARFAAGEPGKVPELLAAAELGPLEPLHQAGVERLRAQVAFAVNRGRAAGPPLLAAAQRLEGLDLVAARETYLTALGAALHAGDDLRPAAEAGRALPAGDDPAGLLLTGLSTWALDGYEPALPQLTRALTEDLGLLWLTVPVAQEVWDDAVWHRLTAWAVGAARSAGALFVLPTTLTLRAGALLADARLADASALLDEARSMQEATGLAGDPFAALTLVSLRGEEKPALELIESVSRDAGERGEARVTAMAHHARALLNNGLGRYSAAASAAQQATGHLAVTHWALRELVEAAAHAGETAVAAEARDRLAEHTLSAGTDWALGTQALADALVSPSDDKYEEAISRLSTGRLGFLVARAQLLYGEWLRRCNRRSDARTYLRPAHELFQACGAASFAARAARELTATGETVRKRTGPVNEEELTPQESQIARLAVAGKTNPEIAAVLFLSPRTVEWHLRKVFTKLGITSRRELEGALAT is encoded by the coding sequence ATGTGGACGGTGCTGGGCCCGGGTAGGCTCGCCGACGTGCTGCTGGGACGACGACGCGAGCAGGAAACCCTCGACCGACTGCTGCGGGACGTCCGCGGCGGGCGGAGCCGGGTGCTGGTGCTGCGGGGCGAGGCCGGCGCGGGCAAGACCGCGCTGCTGGACTACCTGGCCGACACCATGCCCGGCGACAGCGTCTCGCGGGCGATCGGCGTCGAACCCGAGAGCGAGATCGCCTACGCCACGCTGCAACGGCTGTGCGCGCCGCTGATGGGGCACGTCGACCGGCTGCCCGAGCCGCAGCGGCAGGCGCTGGAGATCGGCTTCGGGCTGCGCTCCGGCCCCGCGCCGGACGTGCTGCTGATCGGGCTCGCGGTGCTGGGCCTGTTCGCCGAGGCGGCGGCGGAGCGGCCGCTGCTGTGCGTGGTGGACGACGTGCAGTGGCTGGACCGGATGTCCGAGGTGATCCTGACCTTCGTCGCGCGGCGACTCGACGCCGAATCCGTCGCCCTGGTGTTCGCCGCGCGCAGCCCCGGCGACGAGGAACTCCTCGGCGGGTTGCCGGAACTGCGGGTCGACGGGCTGCCGGACGGGGACGCCCGCGTGCTGCTCGACTCGGTGCTGCCGGGGCCGGTGGACGCGCGGGTCCGGGACCGGATCGTCGCCGATACGCACGGAAACCCGTTGGCGCTACTGGAACTTCCGCGCGGCCTCTCGCCGGCGGAGCTGGCCTTCGGCTTCGGTGGGCGGAATGCGTCGCCGATCGCCAACCGGATCGAGCAGGGCTTCCAGCGGCGCATCGCGGAGCTGCCGGCGGACACGCAGATGTTGTTGCTCGCCGCCGCTGTCGAGCCGCTCGGTGACGTGCCGCTGCTGTGGCGGGCGTTGGAGCGACTGAAGGTCGGGCCGGACGCCGCCGCGCCGGCCGAGTCCGCCGAGCTGATCCAACTCGGCGCCCGGGTTCGGTTCCGGCATCCGCTCGTGCGGTCGGCCAGCTGGCGGTCCGCCACACCGGCCCAGCTGCGCGAGGTGCATCAGGCCTTCGCCGACGTCACCGATCCGCGGCAGGATCCCGACCGGCGGGCCTGGCATCGGGCGCACGCCGCGGTCGGACTGGACGAGGAGGTTGCCGCCGAGCTGGAGCAGTCGGCCGATCGGGCCCGCGCTCGCGGCGGGCATGCCGCTGCCGCCGCGTTCCTCGAACGGGCCGCCGAGCTGACCGCCGACCCGAAGCCGCGCGCCGCCCGCGCCTTGGCCGCCGCGCAGGCCCGGTTCGCCGCCGGGGAACCGGGCAAGGTGCCGGAGTTGTTGGCAGCTGCGGAACTCGGGCCGTTGGAGCCGCTGCACCAGGCCGGCGTGGAGCGGCTGCGGGCCCAGGTCGCGTTCGCCGTCAACCGGGGGCGTGCCGCCGGACCGCCGCTGCTCGCCGCCGCGCAGCGGTTGGAAGGGCTCGATCTGGTCGCCGCTCGGGAGACGTATCTGACTGCGCTCGGTGCTGCTCTGCATGCTGGCGACGACCTGCGCCCGGCCGCCGAAGCCGGCCGGGCCTTGCCCGCCGGTGACGATCCGGCCGGGTTGCTGCTGACCGGGTTGTCGACGTGGGCGCTGGACGGCTACGAGCCGGCGTTGCCGCAGCTCACCCGCGCTTTGACCGAGGACCTTGGCCTGCTGTGGCTGACCGTGCCGGTGGCGCAGGAGGTGTGGGACGACGCCGTGTGGCATCGGCTCACCGCGTGGGCGGTCGGCGCCGCTCGTAGCGCCGGCGCGCTTTTCGTCCTGCCGACGACGCTGACCCTGCGCGCCGGCGCGCTGCTGGCCGACGCTCGGTTGGCCGACGCCTCCGCGTTGCTGGACGAGGCCCGGTCCATGCAGGAGGCCACCGGCCTCGCCGGCGATCCGTTCGCCGCCCTCACCCTGGTTTCCTTGCGGGGCGAGGAAAAGCCGGCGCTGGAGCTGATCGAATCCGTCAGCCGGGATGCCGGTGAGCGTGGCGAGGCTCGCGTGACGGCCATGGCCCACCACGCCCGTGCCCTGCTCAACAACGGCCTCGGCCGCTACTCGGCCGCAGCCTCCGCCGCCCAGCAGGCCACCGGGCACCTCGCCGTCACCCACTGGGCGCTCCGCGAGCTCGTCGAGGCCGCCGCCCACGCCGGCGAAACCGCCGTCGCCGCCGAGGCTCGCGACCGTCTCGCCGAACACACCCTTTCCGCCGGCACCGACTGGGCCCTGGGCACCCAGGCCCTCGCCGATGCGCTCGTTTCCCCGTCCGATGACAAGTACGAGGAGGCCATCTCCCGCCTTTCCACCGGCCGCCTCGGCTTTCTCGTCGCCCGCGCCCAACTCCTCTACGGCGAGTGGCTCCGTCGCTGCAACCGCCGCTCCGACGCCCGCACGTACCTCCGCCCCGCCCACGAGCTGTTTCAGGCCTGCGGCGCCGCGTCCTTCGCCGCCCGCGCCGCCCGTGAGCTCACCGCCACCGGCGAGACCGTCCGCAAACGCACCGGCCCCGTCAACGAGGAGGAGCTCACCCCGCAGGAGTCCCAGATCGCCCGTCTGGCCGTGGCCGGCAAGACGAATCCCGAGATCGCGGCGGTGTTGTTCCTCAGCCCGCGCACGGTCGAGTGGCACCTGCGCAAGGTCTTCACCAAGCTGGGCATCACGTCCCGCCGCGAGCTGGAAGGGGCGTTGGCTACCTAG
- a CDS encoding TetR/AcrR family transcriptional regulator — MLTKKGSATRQRIIEAAATEIRERGIGNVTLDDIGRRSNTGKSQLFHYFPEGREQLLLAVAQREADRVIEDQQPYLSELTSWEAWRRWRDVVVDRYRRLGVNCPLGALITEIDRRTPAAQEVTRQLFVQWQRQVEIGIRQMQDLGEIDPELDAPSAASAVIAAIQGGVVILMTTGSARHLEAALDFCLDHLRGAQLRPSGKH; from the coding sequence GTGCTGACGAAAAAGGGCTCCGCGACGAGGCAGCGGATCATCGAGGCCGCGGCCACGGAGATCCGTGAGCGCGGCATCGGCAACGTGACCCTGGACGACATCGGCCGCCGCAGCAACACCGGCAAGAGCCAGCTGTTCCACTACTTCCCCGAGGGGCGGGAGCAACTGCTGCTCGCGGTGGCCCAGCGCGAAGCCGACCGCGTGATCGAGGACCAGCAGCCCTACCTGAGCGAACTGACGTCATGGGAGGCCTGGCGGCGGTGGCGCGACGTCGTTGTCGACCGCTACCGCCGGCTGGGGGTGAACTGCCCCCTGGGGGCGTTGATCACGGAGATCGACCGGCGCACCCCGGCCGCGCAGGAGGTGACCCGGCAGCTGTTCGTGCAGTGGCAGCGCCAGGTCGAGATCGGCATCCGACAGATGCAGGACCTCGGCGAGATCGACCCGGAACTCGACGCCCCATCCGCGGCGTCCGCCGTGATCGCCGCGATCCAGGGCGGCGTGGTGATCCTGATGACGACGGGCTCGGCGCGACATCTCGAGGCGGCGCTGGACTTCTGCCTCGATCACCTGCGCGGGGCCCAGTTGCGGCCGAGCGGAAAGCACTGA
- a CDS encoding DUF308 domain-containing protein: MSSLRRIYLVRGLVALAWSAAFALVHTPLSSLVIALLVIYPLIDVVATLLDVRAGTLGRKLQVFNTALSGAAAVGLGFAALSGVGPVLFVFGLWAIVSGLAQLVAALRRRGPELGRQWPLLIAGTLSVIAGGSYLPVALGDNPSLTALIMYTAAGGTFFVVQAGILAWKARRARVAA, translated from the coding sequence ATGTCCTCCCTCCGTCGCATCTACCTCGTCCGCGGCCTGGTCGCGCTGGCCTGGTCCGCCGCGTTCGCCCTGGTGCACACGCCGCTGAGCAGTCTCGTCATCGCGCTGCTGGTGATCTACCCGCTGATCGACGTCGTGGCCACGCTGCTTGACGTCCGCGCCGGCACCCTGGGCCGCAAACTGCAGGTGTTCAACACCGCGTTGAGCGGCGCGGCGGCGGTCGGGTTGGGGTTCGCTGCCCTCAGCGGCGTCGGCCCGGTGCTGTTCGTCTTCGGCCTGTGGGCGATCGTGTCCGGCCTCGCGCAGCTCGTCGCCGCCCTGCGCCGCCGAGGCCCGGAGCTGGGACGGCAGTGGCCGCTGCTCATCGCCGGCACGCTGTCGGTGATCGCCGGCGGGAGCTATCTGCCGGTCGCCCTCGGCGACAACCCCTCGCTGACCGCGCTGATCATGTACACCGCCGCCGGCGGCACGTTCTTCGTGGTCCAGGCCGGCATCCTGGCCTGGAAGGCCCGCCGGGCCCGTGTGGCCGCCTGA
- a CDS encoding ABC transporter ATP-binding protein yields the protein MDSTTPVLSTRAVFRRFWPLTRHDRRWLAAGGLLLVGAAACDSVAVTMFATIVDSSLKSGDLAAFWLPAGVWAGVAVLSGLFVFGGEYLTARSGERFLLRLRTKVFGHLQRLTPDFFERRRLGDLIARLTDDIDTVERFVSSGLVQAVTALFSAVFFAGYALYLNWELALAAFVVAPIFAAITRRFARRINDRSRERRALNGDITAIIEENLANVAVVQAYNRQETEEKRLLAAGTRMLGANLSIARLGACYAPVVHIAETACVLGVVALGTWEVATGRLSLGGVLGFAAILTYIYGPLQQLGQLRVMVSAATTGSERIVELLDAEPPLADAPDACALARATGHVRLRSVSFAYPEAIRPAIDQFTVDVRPGELVAVTGASGAGKSTIAKLLLRFYDPDTGTISLDGVDLRRLTLESLRRNVALVQQETLMFHGTIRDNIAYGSATATDRDIVDAAIAADAHGFVTELANGYDTVIGQHGHGLSGGQRQRVAIARAMVANAPVLVLDEPTAGLDAEAVDRLIKPLRRLTAGRTTILITHDPRLTAIADRVLVVADGRLAQPQGAHQ from the coding sequence GTGGATTCCACCACGCCGGTGCTGTCGACGCGGGCGGTGTTCCGCCGGTTCTGGCCGCTCACCCGGCACGACCGGCGGTGGCTCGCGGCCGGCGGCCTGCTGCTGGTCGGCGCGGCCGCCTGCGACTCGGTCGCGGTCACCATGTTCGCGACCATTGTGGACAGTTCGCTCAAGTCGGGTGACCTCGCGGCGTTCTGGCTGCCCGCGGGCGTCTGGGCCGGGGTCGCGGTGCTGTCCGGCCTGTTCGTGTTCGGCGGCGAGTACCTGACCGCCAGGTCCGGCGAGCGGTTCCTGCTTCGGTTGCGTACCAAGGTCTTCGGGCACCTCCAGCGGTTGACGCCGGACTTCTTCGAGCGGCGCCGGCTCGGCGACCTGATCGCCCGGCTCACCGACGACATCGACACCGTGGAGCGGTTCGTCAGCTCCGGCCTGGTGCAGGCGGTGACCGCGCTGTTCAGCGCGGTGTTCTTCGCCGGCTATGCGCTCTACCTGAACTGGGAGCTCGCGCTGGCGGCCTTCGTCGTCGCGCCGATCTTCGCGGCGATCACCCGACGGTTCGCCCGTCGCATCAACGACCGGTCGCGGGAGCGGCGTGCCCTGAACGGCGACATCACGGCGATCATCGAGGAGAACCTCGCCAATGTCGCCGTGGTGCAGGCGTACAACCGGCAGGAGACCGAGGAGAAGCGCCTGCTCGCGGCCGGAACCCGGATGCTCGGGGCCAACCTGTCGATCGCCCGGCTGGGCGCGTGTTACGCGCCGGTCGTGCACATCGCGGAGACGGCGTGCGTGCTCGGCGTCGTCGCGCTGGGCACCTGGGAGGTCGCCACCGGCCGGCTCAGCCTGGGCGGCGTGCTGGGGTTCGCCGCGATCCTCACGTACATCTACGGGCCGCTGCAACAACTCGGCCAGCTGCGGGTGATGGTGTCCGCGGCCACCACCGGCTCGGAGCGGATCGTCGAGCTGCTGGACGCGGAACCGCCGCTGGCCGATGCCCCGGATGCTTGTGCGCTGGCCCGGGCCACGGGACACGTGCGGCTGCGATCAGTGAGTTTTGCCTACCCGGAAGCGATCCGGCCGGCAATCGACCAGTTCACAGTGGACGTCCGGCCCGGCGAGCTGGTGGCGGTCACCGGCGCCAGTGGGGCCGGCAAGTCCACCATCGCCAAGCTGCTGTTGCGCTTCTACGACCCCGACACCGGCACGATCTCCCTCGACGGCGTGGATCTGCGTCGGCTGACCCTGGAGTCGTTGCGCCGCAACGTCGCCCTGGTGCAACAGGAGACCCTGATGTTCCACGGCACGATCCGGGACAACATCGCCTACGGCTCGGCCACGGCCACCGACCGGGACATCGTCGACGCGGCGATCGCCGCCGACGCGCACGGGTTCGTCACCGAGCTGGCGAACGGTTACGACACCGTCATCGGGCAACACGGCCACGGCCTGTCCGGCGGGCAGCGGCAGCGGGTCGCGATCGCCCGGGCCATGGTGGCCAACGCCCCGGTGCTCGTGCTCGACGAGCCGACGGCCGGCCTCGACGCCGAGGCCGTCGACCGCCTGATCAAGCCGCTGCGGCGGCTGACCGCCGGGAGGACGACTATCTTGATCACCCACGACCCACGGCTGACGGCCATCGCCGACCGGGTGCTGGTGGTGGCCGACGGCCGGCTGGCGCAACCCCAGGGGGCGCACCAGTGA
- a CDS encoding response regulator transcription factor — translation MRVLVAEDEPVLAAFIAEGLRQQAMAVDIAHDGLTAAQKLAADEYDVVVLDRDLPGQHGDDVCREIVADGLRARVLMLTAMGDVRERVAGLRLGADDYLAKPFDFDELVARIDALGRRARPAVPPVMRHGDIELNTALRQVLQNGRYVSLSGKEFGVLHALMAADGAVVSAEELLSGVWDENADPFTNAVRITMSRLRAKLDDPQVIETVAGAGYRLRRETP, via the coding sequence ATGCGCGTGCTCGTGGCCGAGGACGAACCCGTGCTGGCGGCCTTCATCGCCGAGGGCCTGAGACAGCAGGCGATGGCGGTCGACATCGCCCACGACGGGCTGACCGCGGCGCAGAAGCTGGCCGCCGACGAGTACGACGTGGTCGTGCTGGACCGGGACCTGCCCGGCCAGCACGGCGACGACGTGTGTCGGGAGATCGTCGCCGACGGGCTGCGGGCCCGGGTCCTGATGCTCACGGCGATGGGTGACGTGCGGGAACGTGTTGCCGGGCTTCGGCTCGGCGCCGACGACTACCTGGCCAAACCGTTCGACTTCGACGAGCTCGTGGCCCGCATCGACGCCCTCGGCCGGCGCGCCCGGCCGGCCGTGCCGCCGGTGATGCGGCACGGCGACATCGAGCTGAACACCGCGCTGCGCCAGGTTCTCCAGAACGGCCGCTACGTTTCGTTGTCCGGCAAGGAGTTCGGCGTCCTGCACGCGCTGATGGCCGCCGACGGAGCCGTGGTCAGCGCCGAGGAGCTGCTCAGCGGCGTGTGGGACGAGAACGCCGACCCGTTCACCAACGCCGTCCGCATCACCATGTCGCGGCTGCGGGCCAAGCTCGACGACCCGCAGGTGATCGAGACCGTCGCCGGCGCGGGATATCGGCTGCGCAGGGAAACCCCATGA
- a CDS encoding sensor histidine kinase, whose translation MRRIALRTRLTIIHTGLFLLASLIVVGLIYWQNRQRILGLRDQVSPRIISAPNAVPRMYTDQVFGDVLAGLLLQSLLTFLALGAVAGVLGWWLSGRVLRRVHAMTAQAQRISTANLHERIALDGPQDELKELADTFNGLLARLDDAFQVQGRFIANASHELRTPLAVTRTVIQVGLSSTEPDRVRRAKEELLRSNDRSIALINGLLQLARGERELERHDRVRLDTVVENAVEETDAPSDVTIDVHTEPCEVLGDELLLSQVFRNLLDNAARYNVPGGSVSIRVTAHGQLTVSNTGPVVPADEVALLFEPFHRATDAKDGVGLGLSIVRAIAAAHGGRVAARPRPDGGLVVTVEIPLSGTATGRRPTASSRPST comes from the coding sequence ATGAGACGTATCGCGCTGCGGACCCGGCTGACGATCATCCACACCGGACTGTTCCTGCTCGCCAGCCTGATCGTCGTCGGCCTGATCTACTGGCAGAACCGGCAGCGCATCCTGGGGCTGCGCGACCAGGTGTCCCCACGGATCATCTCGGCCCCGAACGCCGTGCCGCGGATGTACACCGACCAGGTCTTCGGTGACGTGCTGGCCGGCCTGCTCCTGCAGTCCCTGCTGACGTTCCTGGCGCTGGGCGCGGTCGCCGGGGTGCTCGGCTGGTGGCTGAGCGGGCGGGTGCTGCGCCGCGTGCACGCGATGACCGCGCAGGCGCAGCGGATCTCCACCGCCAACCTGCACGAGCGGATCGCGCTGGACGGGCCGCAGGACGAGCTCAAGGAGCTCGCGGACACGTTCAACGGGCTGCTGGCCCGGCTCGACGACGCGTTCCAGGTGCAGGGCCGCTTCATCGCCAACGCCTCGCACGAGCTGCGCACTCCGCTGGCCGTGACGCGTACCGTGATCCAGGTCGGGCTCTCGTCCACGGAGCCGGACCGGGTGCGGCGGGCGAAGGAGGAGTTGTTGCGCAGCAACGACCGTTCCATCGCGTTGATCAACGGCCTGCTCCAGCTCGCCCGCGGCGAGCGGGAACTCGAACGCCACGACCGGGTCCGGCTGGACACCGTCGTCGAGAACGCCGTCGAGGAAACCGATGCTCCGTCCGATGTGACGATCGACGTGCACACCGAGCCGTGTGAGGTGCTGGGCGACGAGTTGCTGCTGAGCCAGGTTTTCCGCAACCTGCTCGACAACGCCGCCCGCTACAACGTTCCCGGCGGCAGCGTGTCGATCCGGGTGACCGCCCATGGGCAGTTGACCGTTTCCAACACCGGTCCGGTCGTGCCGGCCGACGAGGTGGCGCTGCTGTTCGAGCCGTTCCACCGGGCGACGGACGCCAAGGACGGCGTCGGGCTCGGTCTGTCCATCGTGCGGGCCATCGCCGCCGCCCACGGCGGGCGAGTCGCCGCCCGGCCCCGACCGGACGGCGGACTCGTCGTCACCGTGGAGATCCCGCTCAGTGGAACAGCGACTGGCCGGAGACCGACCGCGTCGAGCCGTCCTTCAACGTGA
- a CDS encoding patatin-like phospholipase family protein: MATKNVDLVVQGGGVKGIAALGAILPLYDAGYRFHRIAGTSAGAIVAALVAAYQRAGEDLHKLEPVMREMEYAAFKDDTVLERVAGNVGRGIELLLHDGMYSGDYLYEWLEPLLQAVGVTTFGDLRLDDPDGSMYEYQAYSLVVAATDLSRQVLVRLPWDYDQYDQPAGEQRIVDAVRASMSYPFFFRPYQFTTGKGDQVTWVDGGLLANFPVTLFDRNDGRAPRWPTWAVRISATPPFVDKPITSALGEAKGMIDTFLSVSNNQYHLDDEGIGRRTIAVDTTEVSSMDFGMTREQAQLLFDRGLAAGKAFLDKMNG; the protein is encoded by the coding sequence ATGGCGACCAAGAACGTCGACCTGGTCGTCCAGGGCGGTGGCGTCAAGGGAATCGCGGCGCTCGGCGCGATACTTCCGTTGTACGACGCGGGATACCGGTTCCACCGGATCGCCGGCACCAGCGCGGGGGCGATCGTCGCCGCGCTGGTCGCGGCGTACCAGCGGGCGGGGGAGGACCTGCACAAGCTGGAGCCCGTGATGCGGGAGATGGAGTACGCCGCGTTCAAGGACGACACGGTGCTGGAGCGAGTCGCCGGAAACGTGGGGCGCGGCATCGAACTCCTGCTGCACGACGGGATGTACAGCGGGGACTACCTGTACGAGTGGCTCGAACCGCTGCTGCAGGCCGTCGGCGTGACGACCTTCGGCGATCTCCGGCTCGACGACCCGGACGGCTCGATGTACGAGTACCAGGCCTATTCGCTGGTCGTCGCGGCGACCGACCTGTCCCGTCAGGTGCTGGTGCGGCTGCCGTGGGACTACGACCAGTACGACCAGCCGGCCGGCGAGCAGCGGATCGTCGACGCCGTGCGGGCCTCGATGTCGTACCCGTTCTTCTTCCGGCCCTACCAGTTCACCACCGGCAAGGGCGATCAGGTCACGTGGGTGGACGGCGGGCTGCTGGCCAACTTCCCGGTGACCCTGTTCGACCGCAACGACGGCCGCGCTCCCCGCTGGCCGACCTGGGCGGTCCGGATCAGCGCCACGCCGCCGTTCGTGGACAAGCCGATCACCTCCGCGCTCGGGGAGGCCAAGGGCATGATCGACACGTTCCTGTCGGTGTCGAACAACCAGTACCACCTCGACGACGAGGGCATCGGCCGGCGCACGATCGCCGTGGACACCACCGAGGTCTCGTCGATGGATTTCGGCATGACCAGGGAGCAGGCGCAGCTGTTGTTCGACCGCGGCCTGGCCGCGGGGAAAGCCTTCCTGGACAAGATGAACGGGTGA
- a CDS encoding VOC family protein — translation MACRISEIVVEARDPERLAAFWAEVLGYVVIGREGNAVEIGPPDTGFGGPQPTLVFDRTNDAPRVKLPLHLDVNPTDRDQEDELARLLAIGARHADVGQTGDESWYVLADPEGNEFCLLRRRIDPVSQRARGPR, via the coding sequence ATGGCTTGCCGCATCAGCGAAATCGTGGTCGAGGCGCGTGATCCCGAGCGGCTCGCGGCGTTCTGGGCCGAGGTGCTCGGCTACGTCGTGATCGGCCGGGAGGGCAACGCCGTGGAGATCGGGCCGCCGGACACGGGGTTCGGCGGCCCGCAGCCGACGCTGGTCTTCGACCGGACCAACGACGCCCCACGGGTGAAGCTGCCGCTGCACCTCGACGTCAACCCGACCGACCGTGACCAGGAGGACGAACTGGCGCGGCTGCTCGCCATCGGGGCGCGCCACGCCGACGTCGGACAGACCGGCGACGAGAGCTGGTACGTGCTGGCCGACCCCGAGGGCAACGAGTTCTGCCTGCTCCGCCGCAGGATCGACCCCGTCAGTCAGCGGGCGCGGGGCCCGCGGTGA
- a CDS encoding thioredoxin family protein, giving the protein MMKPLSADQHDAVLAEGLAVLVFRVAESPACQNFQPELDAFVAKRPEIAVWTVEAMEQRDLAERHGLRALPTIVVYRDGLPARRYAGAMSAADLEEEVDELAEADMQEEYNDWMVEMLETGEAGSPHVGTRR; this is encoded by the coding sequence ATGATGAAGCCACTGTCCGCCGACCAGCACGACGCCGTTCTCGCCGAGGGCCTTGCGGTGCTGGTGTTCCGGGTCGCCGAGAGCCCGGCCTGCCAGAACTTCCAGCCGGAGCTGGACGCGTTCGTGGCGAAGCGGCCGGAGATCGCGGTGTGGACCGTGGAGGCGATGGAGCAGCGGGACCTGGCGGAGCGGCACGGCCTGCGGGCGCTGCCGACGATCGTGGTCTACCGGGACGGCCTGCCGGCGCGCCGGTACGCGGGGGCGATGTCGGCGGCGGACCTCGAGGAGGAGGTGGACGAGCTGGCCGAGGCGGACATGCAGGAGGAGTACAACGACTGGATGGTGGAGATGCTGGAGACCGGCGAGGCCGGGTCGCCGCACGTGGGCACCCGCCGCTGA